The region ACTTTCAGTAAGGGATTGAATGGACATTCACGTCCGGAAATTACACACAACAGAAAGTCGGTAACCTCCGGAAGATTTTTCTCCGGAATTTAGCCGGGAATTTCCGGAAGATTACTAGCCCGGGGTCACTGAGATGGATGATGAGATGATGACATGAGTAATGAAGTTATATAGTTTAGCCAATTTTGGAAAAGTcactgaataaataaattcgtgtgaatagatagatagatgaataaataaatcccCCTTTTCTCTTTATCATCAACAGGACGCAGTTGTCCCGTTAAACGACGATGATGGCCGACCTGGAATTGTCTTCAGGTCCGCCCACAGTGACCCGGATGCTTCCGATTTGCCGCTTCCAGATTCAACCGAAAAAGTGAAATTCTATGCACCGAAACAACGCGACCCGAACGCAAAAGAACCGGAGTCGTTACCGATGATCGGAGTGGGTCAAGGTTTACCTCCGCAGTTACAGCCATTAAAAGACGACTCTCCCACTCCGTATCGCGATGTAGTGGAACCCGTGGACAGGCCGGCAAAACCGCAGCGAGCATCACCGCAGAAATCCCCTCAGCAAAGCGGCGGTTACATCCCCGCCGTGCAACAAACAGGCGATCAGGAACAATACAGTTTATGCGACGAAGTTCAACTAGCAGTCCACGGCAGCGGTCCGCAAGTTTATCTGATTTTCTCACTCTGTAATCTAATCTTCTGCCCGGTGTTCGGGGTTTTAGGGCTGCTGTGTTCGCTAACCGCCCTCAGGCACTTTCGCGCTGGAAATAACGCGGAAGGAAAAGAGAAAGCGTCAATGTCGTTTTATCTGAACTGGATCGGAGTGGTCACTACACTAACTATAATTCTTGTCATCGTCATTGTAAACGTGTTACCGCATAAAGTGCTCCTAGTGTAAGAATACCGATATTACTGGTTAAaaaattacatatatatattatacagCGCCTCAGTAGCTCATTGCATTCATTGGGCTGAAGTGAAAATGTATTCTGACAACATTGATATTTCGCGCTTGGTTTTATCCCCATCGCTGGCAATATTATTAATACTAAGTTTGATAGACAGATATATTAATAATTCGGATGAAGCTTCGTATTTTttactgtttttgaaatatcgtGAGTTCAATTCCCCAGTCTAAGGtttgttatattttcatcCTAACCGGTTCAGAACTGATGTCATCTTTGACTCCGGAATTGGACTTGCCAGAAGAGATTTTGAACCGgacaaaaatctaaaatcgcTACATTAGGCGTAGCAATGTTTGTTATTGCGAAGTTTTTCTAGCTTTAAATTTTGCAATAAAGATGTTCTAGGTGAAGGGAATCGACCGTTCTATTTTATTAATAATGCTAGTAACGATGTATTTATTGACCTGTTTTGGATGCAGATAAACAAGCAAGATTTATAATATCTTACGTGaacaacagaaaatgaaattatatcgTATTATATTATTTGTCCGTTGTGTATTGTGTATTTTTTGGTATAACTAAGTATTTTGTTGTCGTTTTgtagaatatttcattcaatgcaGCAGAGATAAACTTGCATCTCTATAATTCAGTTTTTATggaattttagattttctcGCAACTAATCAACCAGTCAACGCATCTCTGATTTTTAAGAACGTATTTTATTTagtttattgtattcatttatACTCTAGATCACTTGTAGACGACATCTATagtatgtgaatatttttgataatagttAGAAAAAAGAGCAGAAACTATGcaaatagttatgacaaaatatttaaatctttgGTTTCAGTAGTGAGCCTTTTGAATGATAGAATATCTATAGTTTATGTCTCAATGTCGAAATTTTTCTCACATAGGTCATGATTTGCCTATAATTTATATTGTTATGCTCTTCGTTGTTGGAAAATTTCGGATGTTAACTCGTGAATTCTGAACATGGTCAATATAACCGATGTTACATGATataatctaaatgtaagtgtATAGATTTGTTATGTTAAACTAATAATCGCCTCatatgttttatatatatatatattattaatcATGCTTTTAAGCGAACGGTCACAGatgttatttatatatttgaaatgttagaaaatatttcattctgtcCATTATGCAGCAAATTCTCCCatttgaaaatggaaaatgaaggtggtaaaatgaaaataaacgtgGTATATTATGCATTTATCGGTTTCATTAGTttcgtattttgttaccatccATTTTGAATCGTCAGcgtttgaaaatcaatttaggcGCTCATCATCAGGCATTGTTAGAGAGTAGTAAGACCGTATAGGAGGATGTTAGTAACGGGCTTTCAATAATTTCCGAGGGAAGTTCGACGATGTAGCAACTGCAGTGGACAAAATGCCAAGGCGAACATTTTAGATCTGTTTTTGTTAtatttacacatgtatatacaaaaaacATTGTTGACACGTTTCGGCTAACCCATGTTGCCTTCATTAGAACAAAACCAGAACTAATCGATAGACCGTACGAGTGACTAACATAACATTGAGATGAGAAGAACTTGACAGAAAAATTGACAATGTGATAGCGCGCTTAGAAGAGCCACTATTAGTAAgctagaacgataaccacactcaaacgtggtgaacggataataagataaaaatcccactatttacagattaaaagaatttaaaaacaagaatttatttattaaatctaaaatatttaaaagacacgacgtttcgatctcaccctagagatgatgatctctagggtgagatcgaaacgtcgtgtcttttaaatattttagatttaataaataaattcttgtttttaaattcttttaatctgtaaatagtgggattttatcttattattagtaAGCTGTTTGTTCAGTGAAGGATTGTGTGATTTTATGAATAGTGATTCACGCTATAACTTAGTTCTGAAATTGCTCTGATAAAAGCAACATGTGTTAGCCGAAACATGTCAACATGTGTTAGCCAAAACATGTCAACATGGGTTAGCCGAAACATGTCAACAATACTTTTTGTTTATATgtaaatataacaaatatatcgATACCAGTAGCAACTATAGATGGCCTTTTAGTGACTGCCTGCTCTCACTCGGGGAGATTGGTCGTCTTTAGCCGAACGAATAGGGGTTCTTTAGCCCTTTAGTCGCGCGTTGGCATCCTTAGCATTCCTTCGGTTGGCTCCGTTAGCGCTGTTTGCTGCTTCCCATCTCGTGGTCCAAATAATCTTTTCCAATCTAATGGTTCAATCACTCGATATAATGGGAAACGATTCATCTCTTAGAGAGGGGCTGACAGTTTCTAAATACTGAAACGACGTAACGCGCGTAGTCATCACCCAATCTACATCAATTCGCACGAGTATCCgccataaataaataaccgcgTACGCCTGGCACGTCTACGGCAATAACTACTATTCTTCGATAATTTCTTCGGTTCTTTGCTCGGGCAAATATCATCGAAAGgctaatttgaatttttaatgtCGAATTGCCATAGTGATTATTGCTACTCTCGCGTCTCGAGTCTAGTATTGATTTGCAGTATCGTGAGGCTAGGTAACTGCCGCTACTGATCAGCGGGTATTCAGAACGGGACTATCACCACTGACGGCACAACAACGACGGCGGTATAAGGCGTGACCAGATTGGCGGTTTCGTCACCATTTTCACGTCTCTTGGAACGTAAGTGATTATCAACGTTATCGTAAACCCTTTGTATTTAAACATCTAATTCATTTGTACGTAAGTTGTGTTATCAAAATATCGAATCAACTGACCTAATGATTTAAATCGATTAATCTAAATTTTGAGTTTAAGACGTTTTTGGTGCCAATGAGCGAACATCAACATTAACAGAACTATCAAGATTAACATTACGTTAAATATGTCTGATCATTCTTGTAGTAttaatcagtgaaattggtAAATATTTCGTCGATTTGTGAATCAAGCATAGATCATCGGATAGGAACGACGCCAACTGCAGTTTTTTGACGGAATATTCTCTAACAGTGTGACATCCAGATATATACTGCCATTTTGGGATTTTTAGGGAATCTGGTGACACAAAAACCGATAAACGATAGTTTGGAATTATTTTAGAAAGTAAAATTCCTGCCATATCTTGAAAATAATGCTTGTACTATTCCATCCATACTCTGAGCATAGTCAGCGCGAAATCTTCGTAGTTAGTATTTCCAATAACCTtaaatattttgtattcatGAGGAATGAAACCGGCACTACTCTGGAATTCTCAATGCGAAACTTCAGTCTAAAACTAAATGAGCACTTACGTTTGAAAAATATAGTTTACTCGGTGCAATGGATGAAACCGCGCAGATTCATGATATCCTCGTGATGAGCCATAAAAACGCATACAAcattgattttgttttacGTCATATTCATCGGTCGTCAGGTGTTTTTGAGATcgaattatttgattattatgtTTATACACGTGTAttcatcaattcattcatCCATCAAACACTGAAGTTTTGTTCAATACAGTTCTCGCACGGTaaacaaaaaacatttaaCGTACTTGGACAATTTTGATGACGTCAGACAGCCTATCAAACGCGACAAATGGCCACTGTTTTCACAAAGATTGTTTAGTTGTCTCGTTTGTTACAGCTGTCTATTTCAGAATGGCTACGTTGCCTTGCCTACTGGGGTAATATTCATCTCAAACGTAAACACACAAATTGAACCGTACGACGTTTTATCACAGGATAATTTGTCCCTCGCTGTATACCGTAATGGACTGAAATGTCGAAATATTGTATCTGGATTGCGATTTCAAATGTCACGCTTTATGGTATCGCCCCACGGTGCAGCCATTAGTTATTATCAAATGGTATTATGCCAGGAGACAAGCAGAATACCCGCAGTTCCTATACATGTTTAGAAACCATATGCCATCCCAAAGTGATGAACTATGTGAATTTAGATCACGATGGAAAAAACCTTTTGTAAACTATGTTCTTCATCGTTTAGAGAATAAAGTCCTTCTTTCATTTTAGATTGTGGTAGGTCGGATGTGAATGTTACCCCAAAAATCTTGTTGTGATATTGATACTGATATTTCAAGTGCCATTTAGGAGATCTCTGTGGAATCCATCTTATTTCCTCATTCGAGCAATACGATTTTTATCTTCATTTCATAACTCATATTGTAGCCCATAGCAATTCATTGTGTAATGCGAATTCTTATTCACAGGCAACAAACTCATCTACAACCAGGGAAGTAGCCGAAACGATACAATGGCGGCCGATGAATTTGAAACTGGTCGATTATACGAGTTATTATCACTAGTTGAAGAGGGTTTATGCCAGGCCGTACAGCAGGAAATGAAATCCGGAATTGACGTGAAAGCTACAGATGAATACGGTGATGGTTATTTACACATCCTTTGCGGAAATTCTGGACTTCACGATTGCAATTACGATCGATATATTCCCGTTATTTACATGCTAGCCAACGCCGGGCTGGACGTCAACGCCCGAAATAAAAGCGGCAATACGGCTCTACATTTCGCCGTAACTAATAAAGTCGGTCATGTTATCGTTAACACGCTGTTAAAACTCGGCGCCGATccgaaattgaaaaacaacGAAGGTTTATCACCGGACGGTATATGCGCCGATCCGTTGCAGAGGAAAACCATAGAGCTTTTCAATCCGGGATTGTATGAAGCTATTACATCGAAATCGATCAGTGACATTGAAAGGTTGATTGATTATTGGTGTGTTTTACCGGTAAACCATCGAGATATTCTATCGTCGAATTCATTTCCAAAAGCTCAAGAAGCCGCTGACGATACTGGCAAAGACATTAACTCGAAGGTCAAGGTCGGTTTAGAACGGAACCAATTTTACCACCTGGCATTAGCGGACGATCGCgcgaaaatgaaagaaatctACAAGAAAGATACGatcgatttgaacgctttagatttatcaaatatcgaCGAAAATGATGGAGAAATTCGACCAAAACCCTTAATCGCTTTGCTGCTCGAACTAAACTGTCCAACATCCGCGAGATTTCtaatgaaaaagggcattgATGTAAATATCCCGATCCAAAATGCCCGCGGACGAATGCCGTTTTTTATTTACGCTTGCAAGCATTGTGATAAACCTCGTCATTCGCTGGTGATTTCGGTGATGAAGCACGCAAACCTTGAACCGTTCGTGAAAAAAATTTCGATAAACTTCCTTCACCAGCTGTGGCAGAACGAATTACCGTCTGAAATCATCGGTTTCGTAGTCGATGCCGGTTTCAATCTGGGCATGAGAGACGAGGACTGTTTGACATTACGAGACCGCATATTCTTCAGCTCACTATCGTTCGAGCCTGAACGTATCAAAGAAAGTCTGCACTGGGTCGATCAGCATGTTCTGAATATGGTAGTCGATGGAAAGCTGGATCGGCTAGAGACCTTATTTAACGAGGGTTACGAATATCTTATCGTTGAAAATCTACAAGGACGTAACTCGATATCGTTAGCGAAGAaacataatcaaaaagaaGTGGCGGCATTTCTCGAAGAAATTCCAGTTCTTCAGGTAAGATTCCTATGGAAACGATGGTTTTCCGATAAAAGCTATACATTTGAATCGAAAGTGGGCTAATAAGAGCACTCAAACCTATTTACATTTACGATATCATCGACATTTTTCTGATTAGTTTGCATCTATCTGCACTCATATGTCGGTGTCTCTGCAAACAGGCTTGGTGAAGATTTCGGGTCTCTAAACATATCCTGCAGCAATTTATGTTAGGATGGATAACAGTGAGAGAGCGGACGAGGTGTCTCTTGTCCGTGCACGTATTGTATTCAGATATTAGCATTTCTTGTTGCAGAGTGTGATCGAAAGCTTTTAATCATAATTACTCCATTGCATGATGCATTAATTTCTTAGAGCCTAAATATTTTTTAGATATTAATCAATAACCACTTGGTCGTAAACTATTATGATTTGGGAAATGTCTTTGCTTCACAGTGCATTTTCCACTGCTTTTTTCATAGTCAAAGGTCTGTTCCATAGTCACGTTTTAAGTTTAAGACCAGCTAATCGTAACAACTTTAAGACCTgtctttaagatttaagacataAAGACACAACAAAAGAACGAAGGTTTAAAGATAATAGTAGTCACATGATTTGATGGTCACTTATATCAATGTACGGTGACGAACGTTTTTCGCTCTCACGTTTGCAAGGAACTTAATATTACAGTTCAGTTTAATTCGGATTTAATTGGCATACTACCCTTCGAAAGaacaattgaaaatacaaGAACATGAAGATAGCATCGAAACGCCATCTTGAAAACACTATCCACATCGGCATACCGGCTAAGTGCTGAATCACCGCAAGTTCTGTAAGTGTGCTCTTCTAGCGAATTCGGTGCCACATTAGTGCGATATTCCTAAGCTCGAAATTTAGTACGAACGCCGCATAAGCGTGAAGGTTTCGTCATCCAACTTTATCAAAGCCACAGGTCGTATTGCGCACtgctttatttttttcagtaatggACAATTACATACAAACCCGTCTAGTAATCAAACAAAAAGTCACCCACGGATATTTGTTTTCAAGGAATATTGCACCATTAGCAACAAAACAGGCGAACGATATTCGCGTTTTTATTTTTGCGTGCAACGTTGACTAAACACGCCATCTAGCCATTCGATATTCCCGCTACGGACGTGATTTTCAAGTACGCAATTTAACCATCGGTATAAATGTTTTCCCTATAAAAACCAtcaataaataacctttaacAAACAGCGACAACATACGAAAACGTCAGCGACGgttaatctaaaaaaaaaacactttcaTATCGAGCTATATGgcgatgaggcgttccgtgcATCGTGTCCACGTGTCCAATAAAGCACACTCATGCCGCGTGAAACGTAATGCATTTGTGATATTTCGAAGTATTTTTCGATAATTTTACGTTCGTGTAAACCGACTTACGAA is a window of Tubulanus polymorphus chromosome 2, tnTubPoly1.2, whole genome shotgun sequence DNA encoding:
- the LOC141899458 gene encoding uncharacterized protein LOC141899458 isoform X2 — encoded protein: MSKNYNVVPGAEPNSDAVVPLNDDDGRPGIVFRSAHSDPDASDLPLPDSTEKVKFYAPKQRDPNAKEPESLPMIGVGQGLPPQLQPLKDDSPTPYRDVVEPVDRPAKPQRASPQKSPQQSGGYIPAVQQTGDQEQYSLCDEVQLAVHGSGPQVYLIFSLCNLIFCPVFGVLGLLCSLTALRHFRAGNNAEGKEKASMSFYLNWIGVVTTLTIILVIVIVNVLPHKVLLV
- the LOC141898322 gene encoding uncharacterized protein LOC141898322, which encodes MAADEFETGRLYELLSLVEEGLCQAVQQEMKSGIDVKATDEYGDGYLHILCGNSGLHDCNYDRYIPVIYMLANAGLDVNARNKSGNTALHFAVTNKVGHVIVNTLLKLGADPKLKNNEGLSPDGICADPLQRKTIELFNPGLYEAITSKSISDIERLIDYWCVLPVNHRDILSSNSFPKAQEAADDTGKDINSKVKVGLERNQFYHLALADDRAKMKEIYKKDTIDLNALDLSNIDENDGEIRPKPLIALLLELNCPTSARFLMKKGIDVNIPIQNARGRMPFFIYACKHCDKPRHSLVISVMKHANLEPFVKKISINFLHQLWQNELPSEIIGFVVDAGFNLGMRDEDCLTLRDRIFFSSLSFEPERIKESLHWVDQHVLNMVVDGKLDRLETLFNEGYEYLIVENLQGRNSISLAKKHNQKEVAAFLEEIPVLQNNARSIFFAIRRGNLSVMKSLINDKNSRVRDGAGRTYLHIAALFARRFMVNFLIKNYPALVSDQDVFGRTPLHYACLLPDGMDVELVLVNAGASGDAEDTNDYKPIDYKKGCMGDKYVDLERKVKYGIDVYLVQRYFELVAAIKNGFDERVTRIHKSMYEDTSLNDFERLDSTTKEKIAYRNLVYVALDNDREKIAVYLIQEGMDPMVNDIIKDEETGSRVVNMVEAATELEMFELVKILRKKRAIAKFEKHASLIVDSLVSRPPTTASHPGKPGSAPSVNGNIQHSANDNKTDDARPASADNPHKSGSVNKSAACQLL